AACGGGCCGCAATAATCAACCCCGATGTTCGTAAAGGGCCGCGACTCGGTGATCCGTGACTCCGGCAGGTCTCCCATCAGATATTCTACTGATGGTGGATTGGCTCGGCAACAACGGACGTACTTCTTGATGGTGCGCCATACTTGGCTTCGGCCATCGACAGGCCAATAACGTTGTCTAATAGCGTATAGTGTGGCCTGGGTTCCGGAATGATGGTTGCGTCGATGCTCCTGGTCGATGATGAGCTCAGTCACTGATGATTTTGGCAGAATGATCGGATGCCTTTGGTGGAAGGGCATCTGTGAGTTAGTGAGTCGTCCTCCGACTCGTATTATCCCTTCATTGTCGAGGAAAGGATTTAGGCGTTGGAGTTTCCCTCCCACGGACGTGGTCCGATCTTTTTGTAGTGAGCGAATCTCCTTCGAAAAATGGATGTTTTGTAGGAGTCTAAGCAATCTATTTTCTGCCGAAATGAGCTCATCTACTGTTAGAGATACTGCCCGGCTTTGCTTGTGTCTCCATCGAAAGCAGCGAGCGACGACTCTGGTTAGTTTTGACCATGACGAGTATTTTTCTAATATCGTATGGTCGACTGGGTTCGCTGCCAGGCAGGGTGACCTCTTTTGCTCAGGGATTTCGCCCGACGTAGTTGGGTTCCATGTTGGCCAATGCTCTTCGTTTTGCTGGAGCCATTCTGGTCCATTTTTCCAAATGGACGGGCGCAGGAACTCCTTGGGCGTCTGACCTCGTGAGATGAGGTCCGCTGGGTTGTCGGCGGTGGGTACATGGCGCCAATCGGAGAGGTTAGTCTTGAGTTGGATCTCGGCTACTCGGTTCGCCACAAATGTTTTTAACATATGCGGCGAGGATTTGATCCACTGGAGCACGATGGTGGAATCAGTCCAGTATACGATCCGAGAGATCTCGATCGTCAGGGCCTTCTGGATTGATGCGATCAGGGTAGCCAGACGTAGTGCTCCGTTCAGTTCAAGTCGTGGGATCGTCTGTGTTTTGAGCGGAGCGACCTTTGACTTCGCGGTGAGTAGATGGGATTGGATGGAGCCGTCGGAACTAATGGTGCGGAGATAGACGCAGGCTCCGTAAGCCTTCTCGCTGGCATCGCAAAACCCGTGGAGTTCCATCCTAGTCGCTGCTGGTATTACAGCTTTTCGTGGAAACCGGACGTTGTTTATCAACGCTAATTGGGTGTAGTACCGGCTCCATTCCGTATGCAAATCCGCGGGAAGTGATTCATCCCAGTTGATTTTTAATGACCATATATGTTGCAAAATAATCTTTGCTCGAATTATCACTGGAGCTAGCAATCCTAATGGATCATAAATTCTGGCGATCACCGAACTTATTGATCGCTTTGTAACGCGTGGGAGATCAGTTAGGGTATCGACTGAATACAGGATTGAATCAACTTGGGACTTCCAAAAAACCCCGAGGGTTTTTAGGGTCTGAGACTCACCTAATTGTAGCTTCCGGCATTTGTCTTGTTCGGATAGCCCCTTCAGTACGTCCGAATCGTTGGACGCCCATCCTCTAATATTGAAGCCGCCTGATTGCAGAAGGTCGGTGAGCTCCTTCCGAATCGACAGTACCTCTTCCTTCGTATCAGCTCCGGTGAGGGCGTCGTCTACGTAGAAGTCTCGCTTTAATACCAGTGATGCTCGCGGGAATTGGTGTCCCTCGTCGTCTGCCAATTGTTTGAGACACCGTATGGCCAAGTATGGAGCGGCTGACAACCCAAACGTCACGGTGTTAAGTTGATAGGAGTCGATCTCACCGTCGGAATTGCGCCacagaatttgttgatatttccTATCTTCTGGGAGTATCAATATTTGGCGatacattttttcaatatcGCCAGTTAGAACATACTGGTGAGACCGGAATCTAAGTAGGATGTCGAATAGATCCTCCTGCAACTTTGGTCCGGTGAGCAAAGTATCGTTTAGCGATACTCCAGTGTTGCTTGCCGCTGATCCATCGAACACAACCTGGAGCTTAGTGGTGTCGCTTGATTCCTTGATCACGCCGTGATGTGGCAGATAATACTCGTGATTAGCGAGGTGACCAGGGTCGATCTTCGTCGCGTGACCCAAGTCTATGTAGTCTTGGATCACATTACTGTACGCGATTTCGTATGAGTTATCGCGTTGGAATCGGCGGTGGAGTGATGCGAGTCGTCTCATCGCTAGTGCCTTGGTTGATCCAAGGGATGGGAGCTGGCTGTTAAATGGAAGGGCGACGATGTATCGTCCTTCGCTGGTGCGTCGGACGTGATCTCGGAAGTGTTCTTCGCATCGTCGCTCTGCCTCTGAGAGATGTTGAATCGGGGGTCCTTCGTCGATTTCCCAAAACCGCGCGAGATCAGCTTGCAGAGCCGTTGTGGAGGCGTGGAATGCATTTGTCGCGATTTGGTAAGTTGGACTCCCCCCGATTACCCAGCCGAATCGGGTTTTCTGTAAACACAGTTCCGGCTCGTCTGGTCGCGTCAGATTAATCTGTCCGACGCACATCGAAGCAAGTGTCGTACCTGAACTCAGTAAGACATCGATCGGACCTGGCACATGAAATCGTGGATCGGCCAGATTGATATTCTTTGGTATTTCCAATGTCGAGCGATCGATGTGTTGACTTGGGATCAGGGTCGAGATAGCCGGAATGACGAGGAACGTTATTGTACGTTCATAGCTGCCGTCGGTTGACATGATCGTAGCCGTTATGTATCGCCTTGCCGTCGTCGTTAAAGTATCGAGAACCCCAATTGGGACCGAACACTTCTTTTGTCTTATTCCAAGGGAATTGGCTAGTCTTCTAGTAATGAAGTTCATGCTGGATCCAGTATCGAGCAACGCACGGCAACGAATAGGTTGCCGTTTGTCGGTCAGCATGTTAACTTGTGCTGTAATTACTAGgtcattgcacaataattcgggATCTGATGGTCGGGTTTGATCGGTCCTTGTTGGGGTTCGGCGAGCCTGGCGTCAATTGTGTGTCTGTCTCGGACTGGTTGATGGACTTGAAGTCCGTGAAGTCCTTGGTTTGTGCTTCCTTGCGGCCTTCCGAGTCTTTGACGGGGATGTCGATGATCTCTTGCTGGAAGGGGAGGAACCTTGATCTGAATTGGAGGAAGTCGACCTTACCTTTTGCCTGTCCCGATGTAGCATTGTATGATGGCGACCTCCACACACCCTACAAGACCCGGCATGACAATCCCGAGTTGTGTGTCCCGCACTCAGGCAGTTCAGACACAGGAGTGCACTTTTGACCTCCTTCAAGCGTTCACTGACGCTTTTGGCTCTGAAGGCGTCGCAATGCCAAATGGAGTGTTGGCCCTTGCAAGAATGGCAGGAATTCTTGACCCGGGATGCGGTGAATGTCTGTCCTCGTGTCTTACGCTGTCGGATTCTTTTGGATTGGTCCGGTGTTTTAATTTGTTTGATATCGGAAGGTGATATGCCTGTGAGCGCTAGATTCTCGAGGTAATCTAGCAAATCGGTGTATTGAGGCACCTCCTTGTTGGTCAAGGTTAGCTCCCATTGTTGCCTGACGTAATCGGGTAGTTTGGAGCTGATGAGATCAAGAATGAGGCTATTCGGATGTACGGTTTGTCCCAAACTGCTTAGTGCGTCGAGGTTCTGTCTTACGACATTGGCCAAGTCTCTTAGGGCCATTGGAGAACAATGCGTCAGCTTTGGGTAGTCAATGATTGCAAATCCATGGCATGACACGATGCGTCGCGGACAATCGTACCTGTGCTTGAGAAGGCTCAGCGCCTTCGGATAGTTCTCCTCATGGAAAACTAGAGAATTCACACAATTCGCGGCTTCCCCTACTAAGGAAGCCCGCAGATAATGGAATTTTTGTAAGGTGGTTAGGTGAGAGTTCATGTCGATAGTCGAGTTGAATGTGTTAAAAAATGCGTTctaattttcgaatttcccgTCGAATGCTGGTAGCCGCATTTCTGATAAATGCATTTTCGCTTCGAGAAAATCGGTGCCCTTAGATGGCGGCGGGATTGAAGATGGCTTTCCTTCCCGGAGATGCTGTATTCTCTCGTCCAGGGAACTGTACTGTTCCGACGCTACGCGTTCCTGAACGATATCCTCGTCCTCGATGTCGTCCAACTCGCCCTGGAGTGATAGGAATCGTTTCCACCCGGTTTGGAGTAGGGCTTGAGATGATCTCAAATATGCAAGATCTTGCATGCCTGACTGTTCGTATCTATCGATGCGGTCCCTTACAGTCGTTAACGTGCCTTCGAACAATTTATCACGTCGTTTCCTCAAGTTGTTGATCTTAGCTGGGGTCGGCATGATTCGGGATGTGGATCGACTTGAAATCTTCTTAAATTGATTACTCAGTTACGTCGGGACGCTGCCTGGTTGCGTGCCTCGACCAGTGTGTATATCTTTTTGAAGGTGTTGCTCCTGACGTCGCTGACATTAATGGAGTGATACACTTCCGCTGTTGGATTCAAAGGGAACACGTGGCACTGTGTGTGGACACTTACTTGACactggcacgtgatccggctcgaaggaccatgtattttcgagctatcgcggggagacgcaatcgcgaggaaacacgtcaacgggagtcgtaaattcccgttacgattctaatgatcgacgccgcgagtagatcgatcccctgatttccgttaagataatagaattaatataactccgtgattggtagggttatgattatatttttctccaacAGCTTCGTTTAATCACACACAATAGTAACGTCGTTGAGTCTGAAGATTGCCTggatcttgctcagattctgactgccaatctgaGAGAGGAAGGCTCGTGGGTCGTAGTAGATGTGGCGATGGATCAGATCCaactttgactgaatcgaatcaacaggaTCAACCGAAAGACTGAATGAGGagacgtcgactgcttgactCCGACTGTTTGACTTGGGTGGCTTGCACTGACGACTGACTCGAACGACTGACTGATTCGTACTACTCGAACGACTGACTCGTACGTCTACCTGTGTCAATGACGATGGAGGTTTTGAACGAagtaagctgattcgttgttcgtaCTTTCCGTTATGAACATGAGGACACAGATCCCCGTTACCATTAGCTAAGACGTTAACGGTTGAAGTTGGGATATGGAAGCATCCTAACGGCATGACTTGTGGGAAAACCCAGATATTTCTAATCTCTAAATGCCTGAttttccctatcatataattaacaatttttcccGTCATAACTACCAGCTTACTCCGTAATATTTAAGAAcgttcaataaacctaaggacctttTAAGTACccgctataaaccgaaaatgcttgcaggattcaaggtttctgcaagctaatgagaatcggtttatggtgggccttagTTTTATTGAGGGTTCTCTAATGACGTTTGGGTCTGGACGGTCAGACATTAAAGTACGTCGCGCGGACcctttcacgcgacgtaacatcctccccccgttgagaggatCCCGATCAAAAGTCCATGGATGGTATCAGGGGGAACTTTCGTCTGCGTTCTCCGCTGTTCGTGGTTGTCCGGGTTCCTCCGATTCGGGTTGACAGGGTAGTGGAATCAATCGTTTGACGCCGCGATCCAGGATACTCGTCGCTGTCTTCACCGTGGCTGTCCGTATAATTCCGTCGGCTCCTGGGTGGACCTTAATGACGCGGCCCAAGGGCCAATGCATAGGTGGAACGTTGTCTTCTCGGAGAATTACGATTGTGCCCTCACGAATGCCATGTTTACCCTTGTACCATTTGCTACGGCTGCTTAATTCGTTAAGATATTCTCGGTACCATCGACTCCAAAATTCCTGCTTAAGCTGATGGATACGTTGCCGGTTAGATAAGTGGCTTGGTTGGATTGTCCTAAGATCTCGTTCCCGAATGTTGGTAAATGTGTCGCCTATCAAAAAATGTCCGGGAGTGAGGACTGGGAGATCGTTAGGATCTGTTGAGATGGGAGTAAGTGGACGGGAATTCAACATCGCTTCGATCTCAATAACCAGAGTATTGAGATGCTCGAAGGTCAAGAGTTCCGTGCCAACGGCGCGAATAAGATGCCGTTTAAATGATTTCACCGCGGCTTCCCATAAACCGCCAAAATGTGGTGAATTCGGAGGGTTGAATGACCACTGTATCTGCCGATCGGTGAGGAAGGTCTGCACCCTTTCTTGATGGTCGTCGGATTGTAATAGGAGGTGAAGTTCTTTCAACTCCCTGTTTGCTCCGACGAAGTTAGTTCCGTTGTCCGAAAGGATGGTCGCACAATGTCCTCTCCGAGAGATAAACCGGCGGAGCGCGGCAAGGAATGCGTCGGTTGTCAGATCGCTCACTAATTCGATATGAACGGCTTTGGTAGCCAGGCATATGAATATGGCGACGTACACCTTTACCCTTCGGCGATTACGATCCCTTCTCTCCTTGACATAGAACGGGCCGCAATAATCAACCCCGATGTTCGTAAAGGGCCGCGACTCGGTGATCCGTGACTCCGGCAGGTCTCCCATCAGATATTCTACTGATGGTGGATTGGCTCGGCAACAACGGACGTACTTCTTGATGGTGCGCCATACTTGGCTTCGGCCATCGACAGGCCAATAACGTTGTCTAATAGCGTATAGTGTGGCCTGGGTTCCGGAATGATGGTTGCGTCGATGCTCCTGGTCGATGATGAGCTCAGTCACTGATGATTTTGGCAGAATGATCGGATGCCTTTGGTGGAAGGGCATCTGTGAGTTAGTGAGTCGTCCTCCGACTCGTATTATCCCTTCATTGTCGAGGAAAGGATTTAGGCGTTGGAGTTTCCCTCCCACGGACGTGGTCCGATCTTTTTGTAGTGAGCGAATCTCCTTCGAAAAATGGATGTTTTGTAGGAGTCTAAGCAATCTATTTTCTGCCGAAATGAGCTCATCTACTGTTAGAGATACTGCCCGGCTTTGCTTGTGTCTCCATCGAAAGC
This genomic interval from Bombus terrestris unplaced genomic scaffold, iyBomTerr1.2, whole genome shotgun sequence contains the following:
- the LOC105666849 gene encoding uncharacterized protein LOC105666849, which produces MNSHLTTLQKFHYLRASLVGEAANCVNSLVFHEENYPKALSLLKHRYDCPRRIVSCHGFAIIDYPKLTHCSPMALRDLANVVRQNLDALSSLGQTVHPNSLILDLISSKLPDYVRQQWELTLTNKEVPQYTDLLDYLENLALTGISPSDIKQIKTPDQSKRIRQRKTRGQTFTASRVKNSCHSCKGQHSIWHCDAFRAKSVSERLKEVKSALLCLNCLSAGHTTRDCHAGSCRIKVPPLPARDHRHPRQRLGRPQGSTNQGLHGLQVHQPVRDRHTIDARLAEPQQGPIKPDHQIPNYCAMT
- the LOC105666850 gene encoding uncharacterized protein LOC105666850, which produces MLTDKRQPIRCRALLDTGSSMNFITRRLANSLGIRQKKCSVPIGVLDTLTTTARRYITATIMSTDGSYERTITFLVIPAISTLIPSQHIDRSTLEIPKNINLADPRFHVPGPIDVLLSSGTTLASMCVGQINLTRPDEPELCLQKTRFGWVIGGSPTYQIATNAFHASTTALQADLARFWEIDEGPPIQHLSEAERRCEEHFRDHVRRTSEGRYIVALPFNSQLPSLGSTKALAMRRLASLHRRFQRDNSYEIAYSNVIQDYIDLGHATKIDPGHLANHEYYLPHHGVIKESSDTTKLQVVFDGSAASNTGVSLNDTLLTGPKLQEDLFDILLRFRSHQYVLTGDIEKMYRQILILPEDRKYQQILWRNSDGEIDSYQLNTVTFGLSAAPYLAIRCLKQLADDEGHQFPRASLVLKRDFYVDDALTGADTKEEVLSIRKELTDLLQSGGFNIRGWASNDSDVLKGLSEQDKCRKLQLGESQTLKTLGVFWKSQVDSILYSVDTLTDLPRVTKRSISSVIARIYDPLGLLAPVIIRAKIILQHIWSLKINWDESLPADLHTEWSRYYTQLALINNVRFPRKAVIPAATRMELHGFCDASEKAYGACVYLRTISSDGSIQSHLLTAKSKVAPLKTQTIPRLELNGALRLATLIASIQKALTIEISRIVYWTDSTIVLQWIKSSPHMLKTFVANRVAEIQLKTNLSDWRHVPTADNPADLISRGQTPKEFLRPSIWKNGPEWLQQNEEHWPTWNPTTSGEIPEQKRSPCLAANPVDHTILEKYSSWSKLTRVVARCFRWRHKQSRAVSLTVDELISAENRLLRLLQNIHFSKEIRSLQKDRTTSVGGKLQRLNPFLDNEGIIRVGGRLTNSQMPFHQRHPIILPKSSVTELIIDQEHRRNHHSGTQATLYAIRQRYWPVDGRSQVWRTIKKYVRCCRANPPSVEYLMGDLPESRITESRPFTNIGVDYCGPFYVKERRDRNRRRVKVYVAIFICLATKAVHIELVSDLTTDAFLAALRRFISRRGHCATILSDNGTNFVGANRELKELHLLLQSDNHQERVQTFLTDRQIQWSFNPPNSPHFGDLWEAAVKSFKRHLIRAVGTELLTFEHLNTLVIEIEAMLNSRPLTPISTDPNDLPVLTPGHFLIGDTFTNIRERDLRTIQPSHLSNWQRIHQLKQEFWSRWYREYLNELTSRSK